A single Crateriforma conspicua DNA region contains:
- a CDS encoding VWA domain-containing protein, translated as MMAWFTNVPDVECLFQTSFLGQLRWGTQWPPWQVVGLAVLSAITVYWLYARQLPDVTRWARWILPSLRALAVIATVIMLGQPTLRQRKTIGTPGRVHFAVDVSSSMLVTDDRNDGTSRLRRAAGLIGGDAGQQGWIDRLRSTHQVGVSAFHDGEVVPIGSTDLGSDPASADAGQTMAIRLSQFDGGGTSLNTPLSRFLSDHQIRTRADDDLSAEALTSDDDSDRARQAIVLMTDGRSKDTSAAIETAQRLSSAGIEVFVLGMGAADQRPDFGVTQVSVPESVAADGVLNGSIDVVSRGGKNNPITVSITSADNVVWSQQIVPRRDGVTSVPFQIDVPELADQWSTTGDKNQSAVMQLSARVQSDAENRLVENDGYPFRVIANRNNRRLLVMDGSSRWEIRYLRNLFQRDPNWDVDTRLFGPGTDTPDVARDDSEGAIPATAEAYAEYDAIVLGEIPPDQWTDSDAERLRQYVSRGGGLIVLDGRLDRVMALVEKNLGDILPVKPAYRPPPRFGATTDLDQQSPRIDRPDSIHPEQVAVDFPVFQLADDADLSQRLWPQLPPPQSARAVSTAMDAEVWATIADSKGKRWPWMVTRLFGSGRVIYLASDETWRWRYKVADQIHSQFWNRLLATVMPASYLSDDGYASIGTDRIDYGPEDDITIAARLRNADGQPVADSTVDALLYQDDQLVTVIPMSIDNPDRGTFLATASGLDAGRYDIRLRASGFQDDVLTATSPIWVSDRLSDEWADVSLNEADLSRLADSQPTQSRPPSQGQSAAENRGGYFHESEADRLLEALRPLSSGQVIQKDHALWQSWPWFVLVMSLLTAEWLIRKRVGLV; from the coding sequence ATGATGGCGTGGTTCACCAACGTTCCCGATGTCGAGTGTCTTTTTCAAACATCATTTTTGGGTCAACTGCGTTGGGGCACCCAGTGGCCACCCTGGCAAGTCGTCGGGCTTGCCGTGCTGTCGGCGATCACCGTGTATTGGCTGTATGCCAGGCAATTGCCGGACGTCACACGCTGGGCACGTTGGATTCTGCCGTCGTTGCGTGCGTTGGCGGTCATCGCGACGGTCATCATGTTGGGACAACCCACCTTGCGACAACGCAAAACCATCGGCACGCCAGGCCGCGTTCATTTTGCCGTCGACGTTTCGTCCAGCATGTTGGTGACCGATGACAGAAATGATGGCACGTCACGTCTGCGGCGTGCCGCCGGCTTGATCGGCGGTGACGCGGGACAGCAAGGCTGGATCGACCGTCTGCGCTCGACCCACCAAGTCGGTGTTTCGGCATTTCATGACGGTGAAGTCGTCCCCATCGGATCCACCGACCTGGGGTCCGATCCCGCTAGTGCCGATGCCGGCCAGACCATGGCGATACGTTTAAGCCAGTTCGATGGCGGTGGCACCTCCCTGAACACGCCACTTTCGCGTTTTTTATCGGACCATCAAATTCGCACTCGGGCCGACGATGACTTGTCGGCCGAAGCATTAACGTCCGACGATGATTCGGATCGTGCTCGCCAAGCAATCGTGCTGATGACCGACGGAAGATCCAAGGACACCTCCGCAGCGATTGAAACAGCCCAGCGATTGTCATCGGCCGGTATCGAAGTGTTCGTGTTGGGCATGGGCGCTGCTGACCAGCGTCCGGATTTCGGCGTGACCCAAGTGTCTGTACCGGAATCCGTCGCCGCCGATGGCGTTCTTAATGGCAGCATCGACGTCGTGTCGCGTGGCGGGAAAAACAATCCCATCACCGTTTCGATCACATCGGCCGATAACGTTGTTTGGAGCCAGCAGATTGTTCCCCGCCGCGATGGCGTCACGTCCGTCCCGTTCCAAATCGATGTACCGGAGCTGGCGGACCAGTGGTCCACGACCGGCGACAAGAATCAATCCGCCGTCATGCAGTTGTCCGCTCGTGTGCAGTCCGATGCGGAAAACCGTCTGGTGGAAAACGATGGCTATCCTTTCCGTGTGATCGCCAACCGCAACAACCGTCGTTTGTTAGTGATGGATGGGTCCAGCCGGTGGGAAATCCGTTACCTGCGAAACCTTTTCCAGCGAGACCCGAACTGGGACGTCGACACGCGATTGTTCGGTCCGGGAACCGACACCCCCGATGTTGCCCGGGATGATTCCGAAGGTGCGATCCCGGCCACGGCCGAAGCATACGCGGAATACGATGCCATTGTCCTTGGCGAAATCCCGCCGGACCAATGGACCGATTCCGACGCGGAACGTTTGCGACAATACGTGTCTCGGGGTGGCGGGCTGATCGTTTTGGACGGTCGGCTGGATCGCGTGATGGCGTTGGTCGAAAAAAACTTGGGCGACATCTTGCCCGTCAAACCCGCGTATCGTCCGCCACCGCGGTTCGGCGCCACGACGGATCTCGATCAACAGTCGCCCAGAATCGATCGCCCTGATTCGATTCACCCGGAACAAGTCGCCGTCGATTTTCCCGTGTTTCAACTGGCCGATGACGCAGACTTGTCGCAACGACTGTGGCCACAGTTGCCGCCGCCACAGTCGGCCCGAGCCGTTTCGACGGCGATGGACGCCGAAGTCTGGGCGACCATCGCGGATTCCAAAGGCAAACGCTGGCCGTGGATGGTGACGCGGTTGTTCGGCAGCGGACGTGTCATCTATCTGGCTTCGGACGAAACATGGCGATGGCGTTACAAGGTCGCCGACCAGATTCATTCACAGTTTTGGAATCGCTTGTTGGCGACGGTGATGCCAGCGTCCTACTTATCCGACGACGGGTATGCGTCGATCGGTACCGACCGCATTGACTATGGTCCCGAGGACGACATCACCATCGCGGCTCGATTGCGAAACGCCGACGGTCAACCGGTCGCCGACAGCACCGTCGACGCACTGCTGTACCAAGACGATCAACTGGTCACCGTTATACCGATGTCGATCGACAATCCCGACCGGGGAACCTTTTTGGCAACCGCCAGCGGATTGGACGCGGGACGATACGACATCCGTTTGCGTGCCAGTGGATTCCAGGATGACGTGTTGACCGCCACTTCGCCGATCTGGGTGTCCGACCGGCTGTCCGATGAATGGGCCGATGTGTCGTTGAACGAAGCCGACCTAAGTCGTTTGGCCGATTCGCAGCCAACACAAAGCCGGCCACCATCCCAGGGGCAATCTGCGGCGGAAAATCGCGGCGGCTATTTTCACGAAAGCGAAGCGGACCGCTTGCTCGAAGCCCTGCGACCTTTGTCGTCCGGCCAAGTCATCCAGAAAGACCACGCCCTGTGGCAATCTTGGCCATGGTTTGTTCTGGTCATGTCGCTGTTGACCGCCGAATGGCTGATCCGAAAACGCGTGGGTTTGGTGTAA
- a CDS encoding OsmC family protein encodes MAVEINVVYQGELACQATHDPSGIQLTTDAPVDNGGNGSSFSPTDLVATALGCCVMTILGLMAKRHDVDLVGTRVHVTKEMVTDPLRRIGSLVTTVTIPPGVSMEASMRQRFEKAARTCPVHASLHPDINAPIEFVYPEG; translated from the coding sequence ATGGCTGTTGAAATCAACGTCGTTTACCAGGGCGAACTGGCTTGCCAGGCCACTCATGATCCAAGCGGAATCCAGCTGACCACCGATGCGCCGGTGGACAACGGCGGCAACGGATCATCATTTTCGCCGACCGATTTGGTGGCCACCGCTTTGGGATGTTGCGTGATGACGATCTTGGGACTGATGGCCAAACGGCACGACGTTGATTTGGTGGGGACACGCGTCCACGTGACAAAGGAAATGGTGACCGACCCGCTGCGTCGTATCGGATCGCTGGTAACGACCGTCACCATTCCGCCCGGCGTGTCCATGGAAGCATCCATGCGTCAGCGTTTTGAGAAAGCGGCCCGGACGTGTCCTGTCCACGCCAGTTTGCACCCGGACATCAACGCCCCGATCGAATTCGTCTATCCTGAAGGGTAA
- a CDS encoding BatA domain-containing protein, with protein sequence MTFINALLAWGALAFTIPLAIHLFFRHRFRTIDWGSMWLLDSVIQQNRRRLRWTNWLLLLLRCLIPILLAAAMARPLLHALRVAPGQLAQTLVLVLDDSQSMNAVDDDGVSRFQKARNQAFELVSDLTRNDEVILLQSGDLTAPPSIIAPIAAADQLRQLAPGTGPYTLGDALDAAVSALRFASNPHHRIVVISDFQDGVVPTDIAPQLESIARRIDDSAMAANISLLSVADDGEDPGNVSIDSIRLESPIAIAGHRTTAAATIRNASDLPVSGAALRWRIDGKVAASGSINVPARAETTVRLNFSPDQVGRRLVTATIDLKDALANDNRREFALDVTRSIRVALVDGSPSGEALTRMSDFLFLALQPNIVSDDASSAPSNRFEVSRWTPGQLVRSSPASRPDVIILVNVAIDEPARQVIAQHLAVGGSLVIFDGPRTAPDQYNRPLTENQDNIVHLPAALGPRIESTTDAPRQIAETDQTFSAWSGITGDQDRVWKDIEVANYRSLTLRPAGPAARTLIRLDDDTVIATIGKPILDRSDGDKDASSPSGFNGRIVQFGLAPHPSDWNLPLRPWFVPLMQQLVLELAGQNNTANLLTGQPLVVPLPNWLDGADASSESNNARPRTFRIVAPHGDTVAEKTIDAGRSTSGSEIVLRASTRTAGRYELTVSNVTGEAGTDDANGATNTSPDRVIQWHLAQLPLEESNLRSVSPERLESAVQPFDGRVFSSIQALQDDERLQTEGREVWRPICIALLLCLVLEIALLARLNPGTSTARPVAPKTNVEGMVS encoded by the coding sequence ATGACGTTCATCAACGCATTACTGGCCTGGGGCGCATTGGCCTTCACCATCCCCTTGGCGATTCATTTATTTTTTCGCCACCGATTTCGCACGATCGATTGGGGATCCATGTGGCTGTTGGACAGCGTGATCCAGCAAAACCGTCGACGCTTGCGCTGGACGAATTGGCTGTTGCTGTTGCTTCGCTGCTTGATTCCCATCTTGTTGGCCGCCGCAATGGCCCGGCCGCTGTTGCATGCTTTGCGTGTCGCGCCCGGCCAATTGGCACAAACGTTGGTGCTGGTCCTCGACGACAGCCAAAGCATGAATGCCGTGGATGACGACGGCGTTTCGAGATTCCAAAAAGCTCGGAACCAAGCCTTCGAACTCGTTTCCGATCTGACACGCAACGACGAAGTCATTCTGTTGCAAAGTGGCGACCTGACCGCTCCGCCGTCGATCATCGCCCCGATCGCCGCTGCAGACCAGCTTCGACAACTGGCCCCAGGAACCGGACCGTACACCCTGGGCGACGCTCTTGACGCAGCCGTGTCTGCGCTGCGTTTCGCATCCAACCCGCATCATCGAATCGTTGTCATTTCCGACTTTCAGGATGGCGTCGTTCCCACGGACATCGCACCGCAACTGGAATCGATCGCCCGCCGTATCGACGATTCGGCGATGGCGGCAAACATCAGCTTGCTTTCAGTCGCCGATGACGGTGAAGACCCCGGCAACGTTTCGATCGACTCCATTCGATTGGAATCGCCCATCGCCATTGCAGGTCATCGAACCACGGCCGCCGCCACCATTCGTAACGCTTCCGATTTGCCCGTCAGCGGCGCTGCCCTGCGATGGCGTATCGACGGAAAAGTGGCCGCTTCGGGTTCGATCAATGTCCCCGCAAGAGCCGAGACGACGGTACGTTTGAATTTCAGCCCAGACCAAGTGGGTCGACGTCTGGTGACCGCGACCATCGATTTGAAAGACGCGTTGGCCAACGACAACCGACGCGAGTTCGCGCTCGACGTGACACGGTCGATTCGCGTCGCCCTGGTGGACGGCAGCCCGAGCGGCGAAGCCCTCACCCGGATGTCCGATTTTCTGTTCCTGGCGCTTCAGCCAAACATCGTATCGGACGACGCATCGTCGGCCCCAAGCAATCGTTTTGAAGTATCCCGCTGGACGCCCGGCCAATTGGTTCGATCGTCCCCCGCTTCGCGTCCGGATGTAATCATCTTGGTCAACGTGGCGATCGACGAACCGGCACGACAGGTCATTGCCCAGCACTTGGCCGTCGGCGGATCGCTGGTCATTTTTGACGGCCCACGAACCGCGCCTGATCAATACAACCGTCCGCTGACGGAAAACCAAGACAACATCGTACATTTGCCGGCAGCCTTGGGACCACGCATCGAATCCACCACCGATGCACCACGACAGATCGCCGAAACCGACCAAACGTTTTCGGCATGGTCCGGAATCACCGGCGACCAGGACCGGGTTTGGAAAGACATCGAAGTCGCAAACTATCGATCATTGACGCTACGGCCCGCCGGCCCCGCCGCGCGGACGCTGATTCGTTTGGACGACGACACCGTCATTGCGACCATCGGCAAACCGATCTTGGATCGATCCGACGGTGATAAAGACGCATCGTCGCCCTCCGGCTTCAACGGCCGGATCGTCCAGTTCGGTCTGGCTCCACACCCGAGCGACTGGAACCTGCCACTACGGCCCTGGTTTGTTCCTCTGATGCAACAGCTTGTCTTGGAACTGGCCGGGCAAAACAACACGGCCAATTTGTTGACCGGCCAGCCACTGGTCGTTCCGTTGCCGAATTGGCTCGACGGTGCCGATGCCAGTTCCGAGAGTAACAATGCCAGGCCTAGAACCTTTCGCATCGTCGCCCCCCATGGTGACACGGTCGCGGAAAAGACGATCGACGCTGGTCGATCGACGTCGGGCTCTGAAATCGTGTTGCGTGCTTCGACACGCACGGCCGGTCGCTACGAGCTGACCGTTTCCAACGTGACGGGCGAAGCTGGAACCGACGATGCCAATGGTGCCACAAACACCTCGCCGGATCGCGTGATTCAATGGCATTTGGCACAGCTTCCACTTGAAGAATCCAACCTGCGTTCGGTTTCGCCCGAACGTTTGGAATCCGCGGTCCAGCCGTTTGATGGTCGTGTCTTTTCATCCATCCAAGCACTGCAGGACGACGAACGCTTGCAGACGGAAGGTCGCGAAGTATGGCGGCCGATCTGCATCGCATTACTGCTGTGTCTTGTTTTGGAAATCGCACTGCTGGCGCGATTGAATCCGGGTACTTCGACGGCACGCCCTGTTGCCCCCAAGACCAACGTCGAGGGCATGGTGTCATGA
- a CDS encoding DUF58 domain-containing protein codes for MTDVGTNRLSLRQWIAAKDFDRVARLQVFAREVVEGYCSGRHRSPQKGYSVDFKEHRQYVRGDELRDIDWKVYGKSDKLFVRQYEEETNLRCHLVVDTSGSMAYGGEHSKADYATRLAACLTYMMLGQQDAVGLITFDDRPRSVVQASGRPSHLAQILSALVAQTPQNETDLGTALRLAASQIRRRALVVILSDGMGDVQSMKTALAMFRNHGHDVIFFQILHPDESEFPFQGRIRFRDLEHDTTERTVDSSTIRQAYLDRFAQHQNDLKSICRTHRVDLVTLSSAVDPVEGLHRYVTLRRAAR; via the coding sequence ATGACCGACGTTGGAACCAATCGCTTGTCGCTACGCCAGTGGATCGCTGCGAAAGACTTTGATCGCGTCGCCAGACTGCAAGTCTTTGCCCGCGAAGTCGTGGAAGGTTATTGTAGCGGGCGTCACCGCAGTCCGCAGAAGGGATACAGCGTCGACTTCAAGGAACACCGGCAATACGTCCGCGGCGATGAATTGCGGGACATCGATTGGAAGGTCTACGGCAAAAGCGACAAGCTGTTCGTTCGACAGTACGAAGAAGAAACCAACCTGCGGTGCCATTTGGTCGTCGATACCAGCGGTTCGATGGCCTATGGCGGTGAACACAGCAAAGCGGACTATGCCACACGTCTGGCCGCCTGCTTGACGTACATGATGCTGGGCCAGCAAGATGCCGTGGGATTGATCACATTCGATGATCGGCCACGCAGCGTCGTGCAGGCATCCGGTCGCCCATCGCACTTGGCACAAATCTTGTCGGCGCTGGTTGCCCAGACGCCACAAAACGAAACCGATCTTGGAACCGCACTGCGACTGGCGGCCAGCCAAATTCGTCGTCGTGCCTTGGTCGTGATCCTGTCCGATGGCATGGGCGATGTCCAGTCGATGAAGACCGCATTGGCGATGTTTCGCAATCACGGTCACGACGTGATCTTCTTTCAAATTCTGCATCCCGATGAATCGGAGTTTCCGTTTCAAGGTCGAATCCGATTTCGCGATCTGGAACATGACACAACCGAACGGACCGTGGATTCAAGCACGATTCGTCAAGCCTATCTGGATCGCTTTGCCCAACACCAAAATGACTTGAAATCCATTTGCCGGACCCACCGCGTCGACTTGGTGACCTTGTCGTCGGCCGTTGACCCGGTCGAAGGTTTGCATCGCTATGTCACCCTGCGAAGGGCCGCGCGATGA
- a CDS encoding RNA polymerase sigma factor, which yields MPPTELSDRVRLQARRIIESRSAALSGLYDLTAVRLFRYASSITRHAQDAEDAVQSALVQVADRPWMIVDSDQPWPYLLRMVRNESLMIVRKRRRWALLTSISDRLIGRGDDSLDRHETEDQVWRALSELPPEQSEPVVLKIWEDLTFAQIGEMLEIPAATAASRYRYAITKLQQKLQHVAPEHLSC from the coding sequence ATGCCGCCCACTGAACTTTCCGACCGCGTTCGTCTGCAGGCCAGACGTATCATCGAAAGCCGATCGGCCGCCCTGTCGGGTCTGTACGACCTGACCGCGGTTCGATTGTTTCGTTACGCGTCGTCGATCACTCGTCACGCCCAGGATGCGGAAGACGCGGTGCAATCGGCGTTGGTCCAGGTCGCCGATCGTCCTTGGATGATCGTCGATTCGGATCAACCTTGGCCGTATTTGCTGCGGATGGTCCGCAACGAATCGTTGATGATCGTTCGCAAGCGTCGACGATGGGCATTGCTGACCAGCATCTCGGATCGTCTGATCGGCCGCGGTGACGATTCACTGGACCGGCATGAAACGGAAGACCAGGTCTGGCGAGCCTTGAGCGAGCTGCCGCCAGAACAAAGCGAGCCGGTTGTACTGAAGATCTGGGAAGACCTGACGTTTGCTCAGATCGGCGAAATGCTGGAAATCCCCGCCGCGACGGCAGCCAGTCGTTACCGATACGCGATCACCAAACTGCAGCAGAAGCTTCAACACGTTGCACCGGAGCATCTATCATGCTGA
- a CDS encoding type II secretion system F family protein yields MNQTNSPPEPLTCEQAFAAEIGYRQVTRLLRGRRTLERSGETEISATSAAAAVELASIRLANRRRRIAQVLYPLCVFVLTVIVFLVLNFTVIQDFRQMFSEFGLQLPAPTLLLVNLSRAAGDSPLGFLFWIVIISLVIVGISIAMIRFAFAYRPLRFFTAGSMSPTETVAELSSLGAEAFRGGADARRVADHLTQVAYPAPYRHALQQLSAVISGEQTPTRLEDLDSLLPPSFIAAFAPHQSSESAAKSLETVSRVYVQRLRIRGVTRGGIPAEVVLVFLGGMIGLLIIALMMPLVSLISGLS; encoded by the coding sequence ATGAATCAAACCAACAGCCCACCGGAACCGCTGACCTGCGAACAAGCGTTTGCAGCGGAGATCGGCTATCGACAAGTCACCCGTCTGCTACGAGGCCGCCGGACACTGGAACGGTCTGGCGAAACCGAGATATCGGCGACATCGGCCGCAGCCGCCGTGGAACTGGCTTCGATTCGCCTGGCCAACCGGCGACGTCGCATCGCTCAGGTCCTGTATCCGCTGTGTGTGTTTGTATTGACCGTGATCGTCTTTCTGGTTTTGAATTTCACGGTCATTCAAGACTTCCGACAGATGTTTTCCGAATTCGGTCTACAGCTTCCGGCACCCACCCTGTTGTTGGTCAACCTTAGCCGTGCCGCGGGCGATTCGCCGCTGGGATTTCTGTTTTGGATCGTGATCATTTCTCTGGTGATCGTTGGGATCTCCATCGCCATGATTCGATTCGCATTCGCCTATCGGCCGCTACGATTTTTTACCGCCGGATCGATGTCACCCACCGAAACCGTGGCGGAACTGAGCAGTTTGGGTGCCGAAGCATTTCGCGGGGGTGCCGATGCAAGACGCGTGGCCGACCATTTGACGCAGGTTGCCTACCCGGCACCGTACCGGCACGCCCTACAGCAATTGTCGGCGGTAATCTCTGGCGAACAGACCCCCACGCGACTGGAGGATCTGGACAGTTTGCTGCCGCCCAGCTTTATCGCGGCATTCGCGCCGCATCAATCATCCGAATCGGCCGCCAAGTCATTGGAAACGGTTTCCCGAGTGTACGTCCAGCGATTGCGAATCCGCGGAGTGACACGCGGCGGGATCCCGGCGGAAGTTGTGCTGGTCTTTCTGGGCGGCATGATTGGTTTGTTGATCATCGCGTTGATGATGCCTCTTGTGTCGCTGATTTCGGGGCTCAGCTGA